The Magnetofaba australis IT-1 genome contains a region encoding:
- a CDS encoding phage tail protein yields the protein MTISDSEYQAWLANPAAARELLLEAHAYRHDAIEMLRLSRSGYISHASDSPAHTTYDGVIIEPVTITRQLNGLSGQASRAWGDIVFANPEGLMDAWLTEATFAGHPVSLKLGDPAWSLADFRTALTGVGGRLSYAGAALRLEVHDHGATLDRPVQSNLLTSGPETDNPKPLLYGRVYNTSPVLIDATVRVYQLHDGALQSVDAVRDNGVLLTAVTDYSVDLANGAITLVSEPAGQITVDAVSTTQTAADIIEALVTREALTSGDLDADAFAALNTLCPQPLGLYIRQRRNLVDAIQEVAASVGAWWGFTRLGKFTVGRMPDLSTPGDPVLDLGPDDLHAEIPRHEPLDAPPWRIRLGYHRHWTVQDADGLAGSVSAEARAAFSQEYSTASASDAAIQTQWSLASDPDQIPALLADEADASTEASRRLTQNQSARHKWTFRTQAGALAADLGDVVRITHPHIPSWENGRSGIVTALRETPSDNHIDITLVTS from the coding sequence ATGACCATCTCAGATTCAGAATACCAAGCGTGGCTGGCGAATCCGGCTGCGGCAAGAGAGCTGTTGCTGGAAGCCCATGCCTATCGCCACGACGCCATTGAAATGCTGCGACTGTCCCGCTCCGGCTACATCTCCCACGCATCCGATTCACCAGCCCACACCACCTACGATGGAGTGATCATCGAGCCGGTGACCATCACCCGGCAGTTGAATGGTCTCTCCGGGCAGGCGTCGCGCGCCTGGGGCGACATTGTGTTCGCCAACCCTGAGGGGTTGATGGACGCCTGGCTGACAGAGGCCACGTTTGCGGGGCATCCGGTATCGCTAAAACTGGGAGACCCCGCATGGTCTCTGGCCGATTTCCGCACCGCGCTCACCGGCGTTGGCGGACGCTTGAGCTACGCTGGCGCGGCGCTGCGTCTGGAGGTTCATGACCACGGCGCGACACTGGATCGGCCTGTGCAGTCCAATCTACTCACCAGTGGCCCAGAAACGGACAACCCGAAACCTCTCCTTTACGGGAGAGTTTATAACACCAGCCCGGTGCTCATCGATGCCACTGTGCGTGTTTATCAACTCCACGACGGCGCGTTGCAGTCGGTGGATGCTGTGCGCGACAACGGCGTTTTGCTGACGGCGGTGACAGATTACAGCGTCGATCTGGCTAACGGCGCCATCACGCTGGTCTCTGAACCAGCGGGGCAGATCACTGTTGACGCTGTATCAACTACACAGACCGCTGCCGACATCATTGAAGCGTTGGTGACGCGCGAGGCTCTGACATCCGGAGACTTGGATGCCGACGCCTTCGCTGCTCTCAACACGCTCTGCCCGCAGCCCCTCGGGCTCTACATTCGGCAGCGTCGCAATCTGGTCGATGCCATCCAGGAAGTGGCTGCCAGCGTCGGCGCATGGTGGGGCTTTACGCGCTTGGGCAAGTTTACCGTGGGTCGCATGCCGGATCTTTCAACGCCGGGCGATCCCGTGCTGGACCTGGGCCCGGATGACCTGCATGCCGAGATCCCGCGTCATGAGCCCCTGGATGCGCCCCCATGGCGAATCCGGCTGGGCTACCATCGTCACTGGACGGTTCAGGACGCCGATGGCTTGGCGGGGTCGGTGTCTGCCGAGGCCCGTGCTGCTTTCTCCCAGGAGTATAGCACCGCCTCTGCCTCTGATGCCGCCATTCAAACGCAATGGTCATTGGCTTCTGATCCCGATCAGATTCCGGCGCTGTTGGCCGACGAGGCGGATGCGTCAACCGAAGCGTCTCGCCGCCTGACTCAGAACCAATCCGCGCGCCACAAGTGGACATTTCGCACCCAAGCCGGGGCGCTGGCCGCTGATCTGGGCGATGTCGTGCGCATC